The nucleotide window CGGTTACTACTCTGTCCATGCAGCTCATGCATGGGTCTATTGATGCGGCTACTATTGGTATGTCGGCTATTTGTTGTCCGAGGAACATTGGTCTTAGACTCATTATGTTTCCGTATGTTGGTGTCCGGACCTTTAGGTTGTGTATTTTTTCTTCATCTGCTTTTTTCTGGAAGTAATAGAATAACTCTCCTCTTGGTGCTTCGGTTCTAGCTACTCCACGACCGCTTCGGCTTCTAAGGTCTTTTAGTAGTTTTACGAGGTTTTCTTCGTATGCTATTTCTCCGTCGGGTAGGCGTGCCATGCATTCACGAACTATGTCTATTGATTGTTCTATTTCTTTTACTCTTACTGCGAGCCGGTCGTATACGTCGCAGTGTGTTTCTCCGAATATCCGGTTAGGGGTCATTGGCTTTATGTTGAGGTCTGCGTATGCTGATGCTGGGTGGTCTGTTCTGTTGTCTTTTTTAACTCCTGATCCTCTTGTTGTTGGCCCTACGGCTCCTAGTTCGAGTGCTTCTTGTTTTTCGAGTATACCTATGTTTCGTGTTCGCATCTTGACTGTTCTGTCTCTGATTATTGTGTCTTCTACTTCTTGGTAGATTTCTTCGTAGAATTTTAGAGCTTCTTCGAGTTTTTCTAGTCTTTTTGGAGTTAGGTCTCGTCTTACGCCTCCTATTAGGTTTATTTCGTAGTTTACTCTGTTTCCTGAGACGTATTCAAGTGCGTCCATTACGTTTTCTCTTTCTTTCCATATGTAGTAGAACAGTGTTTCGAATCCTATTTGGTTGGC belongs to Methanonatronarchaeum sp. AMET-Sl and includes:
- a CDS encoding nickel-dependent hydrogenase large subunit, which produces MNEDREGLDQTKLEEGKESYTIPVGPINVALKEPLRLLFSEDGEIVRDVDIKAGYAHTGVENIANRRNPIQTLPLVQRICGICSQVHGFTYTRSVENALDIEVPERAQYIRVIMQELERIHSHLLWAGSAANQIGFETLFYYIWKERENVMDALEYVSGNRVNYEINLIGGVRRDLTPKRLEKLEEALKFYEEIYQEVEDTIIRDRTVKMRTRNIGILEKQEALELGAVGPTTRGSGVKKDNRTDHPASAYADLNIKPMTPNRIFGETHCDVYDRLAVRVKEIEQSIDIVRECMARLPDGEIAYEENLVKLLKDLRSRSGRGVARTEAPRGELFYYFQKKADEEKIHNLKVRTPTYGNIMSLRPMFLGQQIADIPIVAASIDPCMSCMDRVVTVQGDNKKTYTKDELVEMSKKKTRRMKNG